A single window of Crassostrea angulata isolate pt1a10 chromosome 8, ASM2561291v2, whole genome shotgun sequence DNA harbors:
- the LOC128158955 gene encoding solute carrier family 46 member 3-like — MTSKTKAISSENNEESDAAETAPLLGNLNHECQAEDKETIQRRGRRLFLRRCFVLASGLFLIIVAFTILQLGVLHQYVYYFYYKKYLPNITYTSQDTQKSYCNSSANATSEAEENLQNKIQVLASQFMVYTSLALYIPPIFGSFFLSTLSDTYGRKPFILIPIAGFIIRSTLFVIGIYFELDLAWFILFLLLEGSTGGLYSQITVLFSYVADITEKGDQRILLLVIIEVIAGLGGLLGSLSSGYLIREFGFLLPTFISTMCIFAALLLLGIFLPESLPSECKSRSNRLNFCSKFKGVWEFYTSNKNGKGTRWRYVCSLLIFLCVQFGVLGRVTVETLYELNKPFCWNSVLLGWFMGLRIISSYVIGLVLIRVLQCCVSVEFIALIGATSHMGAFILEAFAEESYELFLVPIVSFGSAMVAPIMRGIMSRMTPPDKQGTLFAGMGMIDSFITIVGTTVSSAVYSATVTYFRGFVFLMFAGISCVAVILIIVLWVAGMVGGASAMRYQEEEIIVTPQEIDKD; from the exons ATGACATCTAAG ACAAAAGCCATCAGTTCAGAGAACAATGAAGAAAGCGATGCTGCAGAAACTGCACCGCTCCTGGGTAACTTGAACCATGAATGTCAAGCGGAGGACAAGGAGACCATCCAGAGAAGAGGAAGAAGACTGTTTCTGAGGCGCTGCTTTGTGCTGGCCTCAGGATTATTCCTCATTATAGTAGCTTTCACCATTTTACAACTAGGTGTCCTTCATCAATACGTCTACTATTTCTACTACAAGAAGTACCTACCCAACATCACGTACACCTCTCAAGATACCCAGAAATCCTACTGCAATAGCAGTGCAAATGCTACGTCAGAAGCAGAGgagaatttacaaaataaaatccaGGTTCTAGCTTCGCAGTTTATGGTCTACACTTCCTTGGCCTTGTATATTCCTCCAATTTTTGGCAGCTTTTTCCTGTCCACTCTTAGTGACACATATGGGAGGAAACCTTTCATCCTTATTCCCATCGCCGGATTCATAATTCGAAGTACGTTGTTTGTAATCGGGATATACTTTGAGCTGGACTTGGCCTGGTTTATCCTCTTCTTGCTCCTCGAGGGCTCGACAGGTGGACTGTATTCTCAGATCACCGTGTTGTTTTCATATGTAGCGGACATTACTGAAAAAGGGGACCAAAGAATTCTTCTTTTAGTGATCATTGAAGTCATTGCTGGGCTAGGGGGCCTTCTGGGTTCCTTGTCCTCAGGATATCTCATCAGGGAATTCGGATTCCTCTTACCGACTTTCATATCCACAATGTGCATATTTGCGGCGCTTTTATTATTGGGAATTTTCCTGCCAGAGTCTCTACCTTCTGAATGCAAATCTAGATCCAATAGATTGAACTTCTGCAGCAAATTCAAAGGGGTCTGGGAATTTTACACCAGCAATAAAAACGGAAAAGGAACTCGATGGAGATATGTATGTTCCTTGCTGATTTTCTTATGTGTTCAGTTTGGTGTGCTCGGACGAGTTACTGTAGAAACGCTCTATGAGCTCAACAAACCGTTTTGTTGGAACTCAGTTCTCCTTGGATGGTTTATGGGACTGCGCATCATATCGTCTTACGTAATTGGTCTGGTGCTCATACGAGTTCTGCAGTGTTGCGTCTCGGTGGAATTCATTGCATTGATAGGAGCTACATCTCACATGGGGGCCTTTATTCTAGAGGCCTTTGCTGAAGAAAGTTATGAGCTATTTCTTG TTCCCATAGTAAGCTTTGGATCAGCAATGGTTGCACCAATCATGAGAGGCATCATGTCTAGAATGACACCACCAGATAAACAAG GGACCCTGTTTGCTGGGATGGGCATGATAGATTCCTTCATCACCATCGTGGGGACCACCGTCAGTAGCGCAGTGTATAGTGCCACGGTGACCTACTTCAGGGGCTTTGTGTTCCTGATGTTTGCTGGGATCAGCTGTGTGGCGGTCATTTTAATAAT AGTGCTATGGGTGGCAGGGATGGTGGGCGGGGCCTCAGCAATGCGGTACCAGGAGGAGGAAATCATCGTCACACCCCAGGAGATTGACAAAGACTGA